One stretch of Streptomyces sp. R21 DNA includes these proteins:
- a CDS encoding pyridoxamine 5'-phosphate oxidase family protein — MAVTQRRGRRIMMTPGELDEFLTTQRTCRVATVSADGAPHVSTLWFAWDGAALWLYSITRSKRWADLRRDPRVAVVVDTGEEYGELRGAELSGTVEFIGEAPRTGEPCPELTAVEALFARKNFGLDEMPHDGRHAWMRLTPESVASWDFRKLASF; from the coding sequence ATGGCCGTCACTCAGCGCCGGGGCCGCAGAATCATGATGACCCCGGGTGAGCTGGACGAGTTCCTGACCACCCAGCGCACCTGCCGTGTCGCGACCGTCTCGGCGGACGGCGCCCCGCACGTCAGCACCCTCTGGTTCGCCTGGGACGGCGCCGCGCTGTGGCTGTACTCGATCACCCGCAGCAAGCGCTGGGCCGATCTGCGCCGCGATCCGCGCGTCGCCGTGGTCGTCGACACCGGCGAGGAGTACGGCGAACTGCGCGGCGCCGAACTGTCCGGCACCGTCGAGTTCATCGGCGAAGCCCCGCGCACGGGCGAGCCCTGCCCCGAACTCACCGCCGTGGAGGCGCTGTTCGCCCGGAAGAACTTCGGCCTCGACGAAATGCCGCACGACGGCCGCCACGCCTGGATGCGCCTGACACCGGAGTCCGTCGCCTCTTGGGACTTCCGGAAGCTGGCTTCGTTCTAA